CCTCGCGGCTCTCAAATCGGGACCTTCACTCCCGATTTCCAGCGTCAGCTCGTTCCCATTCCGGCCGGAGAGAGTGCGCCCAGCACCATCACGGTCGCGCTCAACTGGGTCTCGGAGCTGAAGAAGCGCTAGCTGGGGCGGGTGTCGCAAGGCCGCCACAGCGCATGGCTGAAGTGTCCGGCGCCGGTGGCTCGAGGCCTGGGTTTCCTTGCATGAATGAGGCTCCGGATTTCGGTCGGGTTCATGCATACGCGCGCGTCGGTTCCTGGAGACGAACCTTCCGAGGAGCGCCGTCATGGTCGCGATGAATCCGCTCGCCAAGCCCATGAGTCCGCTGGCCCGGGTGTGCACCTGGGGCCTCCGTTCCTACCTCTGCGTCTTCCTGACGGGTTGCGCCGCACACCGTCTTGCGCTGCCCGAGACTCCCGCGACGGAAACCCACCTGGTTCGGGGCGATGAGCGCACCGCCTTTCGGGCGTGCGTCGATGCCCTTCTAGAAGCCGGGTACGAAGTGGACCTCTCGGAGGCGAGTGAAGGCATTCTTCGGGGCAGCCTCGTCACGGAACGGAAGCTCGGCGTGATCGAGGACGGCCAGGAACCCAGCCACGCGCTCTCGCCAGGGGCGCAGGTCGGCCTTCTCGTTCTCACCGGGGCCGCACTGGTCGTGGGCGGACTCGCTGTCCTGGCGAAAGGCATGAAGGCGCCCGCCAAACCGATCGAGGACGTGGAGGAAGGGGACTCGTCGGATGGCGCCATCGCGGCAGCCGTTGGCGTGGGGCTCGCAATGCTCGACGTGGGGACCAGCCTTCCCAAGACGATCTACGAGTACGAGATCGCCATCCAGTTTCTGCCGATGGAGGGGAACACCACACAGGTTCGCGTCCTTCTCGACGGCAGCGAGAACCAGGAGGGCGAGGTGCTACGCAGCGGACCGGTGAACGCACCGGATTTCCTCGACCGGCTCTTCTCGGCTCTCGATCAGGCGACGAAATGGGACCGGGAGCCGGAGCGCGACCCGGCGACGGTCGTCACGATTCACTAGAGCGTCTCCTCGTCTTTCGTGGACCCATGGCGCGGTGTATTCTCCGTGCCCCCATGACGCCATCGCCCTGGACCACGATCGACGCCAAGGTGCGGCGCGGCGAGCGCCTGACGCCCGAAGAGGGAGTCCATCTCCTCACCCAAGCGCCGCTGCTCGAGCTCGGCGCTCTCGCCAGCGAGGTGCGGTCGAAGAAGACCGATCCTCGCCTGGTCACCTACGTGATCGACACCAATCCCAACTACACCAATCTCTGCACGGTCGACTGCCACTTCTGCGCCTTCTACCGGAAGCCCAAGGCGAACGCGCCTGACGCATATACCCACGACGTGGAAGGCGTGATGAAGATGATGGAATCGGCGCATCGGCTCGGCGCGACGACGGTGCTGCTGCAGGGCGGCCTCAACCCCGAGATCCCTTGGGAGTTCTATCCGACCATCGTGCGCGAGGCGCGGCGACGCTACCCGGAGATCACGCCGCACTTCTTCTCGGCGCCGGAGATCCACCAGATGGCCGAAGTTTCGGGGCTCTCGATCCGTGGCGTGCTCGAGGCGCTCCACGAGGCGGGGCAGCGCACGCTGCCGGGTGGAGGCGCCGAGATCCTCGCGACCCGCGTGCGCAAGCGGATCTCGGTCAAGAAGGGCGGGCCCGAAGCCTGGCTCGACGTTCATCGCGCGGCGCATCAGGTCGGGATGCGGTCGACCGCGACCATGATGTACGGACACGTCGAGACCGATGCGGAGCTGATCGAGCACCTTGGATTCATCCGTGAGCTTCAGGACGAGACCCGTGGCTTCACCGCGTTCGTGCCGTGGTCCTACAAACGCGGCAACACCCCCATGGAGTCCAAGGTGAAGCACGTGGCCGGGGCTTCGCGATACTTCCGTGTGCTCGCCGCGGCCCGGCTCTTCCTCGACAACTTCGACCACATCCAGGCGTCGTGGTTCAGCGAGGGCAAGAAGACCGGGCAGATCGCGCTTCAATTCGGGGCGGACGACTTCGGCGGGACGCTCTACGAGGAGAACGTCCATCTCGCCACCGGCCACGTGAACAAGACCACGGTGGCCGAGGTCGAGACGCTGATTCGCGAAGCCGGCTTCACTCCCGCTCAGCGCACCACCCTGTACGAGATCGTCCGCGTCGGCGAGGGGCCCGAGGCCCTGGAGCGACTGTCGGCGGACGTCCCCCTCTTCGTCGAAGGCCTGCGCGAGCTGCCCGCCGAGTATCCGGAGCGTCTGGAAGGCGAGGACGTCTCCTCTCCGCTGGTGATGCCCAAGTAAAGCCGGGATCGCCGAACGCAGGTTGGCGTGGACAAAGCCATCCGGCGCGAGCACTATTTCCGCGAGTCGTTCCCCTCATCTCCGATTCGCCTGGCCGCGACCCGCGATGCCTATCGTCGTTGCCGTAGGTGTCTGAACCGCGAAGGACCGTTGGTGCTCCGACATCGAAACTCGCTGCTGCTGCTCGCATGGAGCGCCGGATGGCTCGCGGTGTGGGCTCCTTCCGCCACGGCGTATCTGACCGTTCCCAGTGGATTCGTGGTGGAGAACGCGGTTCCCGGAGCGGCCTTCGACACGCCCACCAGCATGGCCTTCCTGCCCGATGGACGGATGCTCGTCGGGCTCAAGGAGGGAACGGTGTGGCTGGTGCAGAACGGCGGCAAGCTTCCGGGTCCGGCGCTCGACCTGCGGCGCGTCGTGCTCAATCAGGCGGACCGCGGACTGCTCGACGTCGCGGTGGACCCCAACTTCAACGCCAACCGTCATCTCTACTTCATCTACGTGGTCGACCCGGATTCCAACATGGTCGACACCAATGACGATGCCTACAGCCGTCTGGTGCGGTATCAGCTCCCGATCGGCTCCAACATCGTGGACACGACGACGCGCGCGGTGCTGTTTGGCCGAAACTGGGCCGAGGGTCCGCCGTGCGGCTCCGAGTCGCACACCGTGGGGTCGCTCCGGTGGGGCGCCGATGGAAGCTTGATCGTCTCGCACGGCGATGGCGCGCAGTTCGATGGGGTGGATGAAGGTGGCGACGACCCCGGACTCTTCCTGCCCGGTCGCACGAACCCGGTGGAAAACATCGGCGCCTATCGAGCGCAATACGTCGGCAGTCTGGCGGGAAAGATCCTGCGCCTCGATCCCGCGACCGGGCTCGGCTATCCGAGCAACCCCTTCTACGACGGGAATCCGGCGTCGGTGCGCTCGCGCGTCTATGCCTATGGTCTGCGCAATCCGTTCCGGCTCTGCGTCCGTCCCGGCACCGGCAACGCCGATCCCAGCCAGGGACGCCCTGGAAGCATCTATCTCGGAGACGTCGGCTGGGACACCTGGGAAGAGCTGAGCATCGCGACCACGCCGGGGTTGAACTTCGGCTGGCCGTGCCGCGAAGGCCTTCACACCACGGCCTACGTGGGAGCTCCTCCACCGGCCCACAGCGGATGCTCGAGCCTGGGCACTCCGAACAATCCCGCGACGGTGTTCACGCCGCCGGTCTCCGACTGGCATCACTTCACGGCCAGCCTGAGCAGCCCCAGCGGCGTGACCGGCAACGCCGCCTCCGGAAGCGTTTTCTACGAAGGGACCCTCTATCCCGCCGCTTACCAGGGGCGCTACTTCTTCGCCGACTTTGGCCAGAGCTGGATTCGTGCCGCCACCGTGGACGCGAACGACAACATCATCTCGTACGCCCTGTTCGGGGATGACGTGGACGACCCCGTCGATCTCGTGTCCGATCCGGTCTCGAAGGACATCCATTACATCTCGATCTCGACCGGACAGGTGCGCCGCATCCGCTATTTCGGCAGTCCCAACGGGACTCCGGTGGCGCAGGCATCGGCCGCTCCGCTGAGCGGCGGCATCCCGCTCTCGGTGGCGTTTTCGAGCGCGGGCTCGAGCGATCCGAACGGCGACCCACTCGAGTACATCTGGGACTTCGGCGACGGGAGCGGCAGCCTCGAGCCCAATCCGACGCACGTCTACACCACGTCGGGCGCATTCGCTCCCACGCTGACCGTCAGCGACCTCCATGGGGGCTACAACACCAAGGCGCTGCAGGTGACGGTCGGCGACCAGGGTGGCTTCCCGTCGACTCCCGTGATCGACAATTTCAACCGCCCGAACGGGTTGCTCGCGGCGCCATGGGGCAACACCAGCGGCGCGGCGATCGCAAGCAATCAGCTGAGGGCGACCACCAGCAGCTCATCGCCGATATGGACCGGAACGCAGTTCGCGCCCGATCAGGAGGCCTACTACACGTTTGCCAGCGCTCCTCAGGGTGAGTTCCACATCCATCTGAAGCTGCAGTACGTCGGCGGGAGCGCCTCGCACATCGAGGTGAAGTACGC
This is a stretch of genomic DNA from Candidatus Eisenbacteria bacterium. It encodes these proteins:
- the mqnC gene encoding cyclic dehypoxanthinyl futalosine synthase — protein: MTPSPWTTIDAKVRRGERLTPEEGVHLLTQAPLLELGALASEVRSKKTDPRLVTYVIDTNPNYTNLCTVDCHFCAFYRKPKANAPDAYTHDVEGVMKMMESAHRLGATTVLLQGGLNPEIPWEFYPTIVREARRRYPEITPHFFSAPEIHQMAEVSGLSIRGVLEALHEAGQRTLPGGGAEILATRVRKRISVKKGGPEAWLDVHRAAHQVGMRSTATMMYGHVETDAELIEHLGFIRELQDETRGFTAFVPWSYKRGNTPMESKVKHVAGASRYFRVLAAARLFLDNFDHIQASWFSEGKKTGQIALQFGADDFGGTLYEENVHLATGHVNKTTVAEVETLIREAGFTPAQRTTLYEIVRVGEGPEALERLSADVPLFVEGLRELPAEYPERLEGEDVSSPLVMPK
- a CDS encoding PQQ-dependent sugar dehydrogenase, which produces MLRHRNSLLLLAWSAGWLAVWAPSATAYLTVPSGFVVENAVPGAAFDTPTSMAFLPDGRMLVGLKEGTVWLVQNGGKLPGPALDLRRVVLNQADRGLLDVAVDPNFNANRHLYFIYVVDPDSNMVDTNDDAYSRLVRYQLPIGSNIVDTTTRAVLFGRNWAEGPPCGSESHTVGSLRWGADGSLIVSHGDGAQFDGVDEGGDDPGLFLPGRTNPVENIGAYRAQYVGSLAGKILRLDPATGLGYPSNPFYDGNPASVRSRVYAYGLRNPFRLCVRPGTGNADPSQGRPGSIYLGDVGWDTWEELSIATTPGLNFGWPCREGLHTTAYVGAPPPAHSGCSSLGTPNNPATVFTPPVSDWHHFTASLSSPSGVTGNAASGSVFYEGTLYPAAYQGRYFFADFGQSWIRAATVDANDNIISYALFGDDVDDPVDLVSDPVSKDIHYISISTGQVRRIRYFGSPNGTPVAQASAAPLSGGIPLSVAFSSAGSSDPNGDPLEYIWDFGDGSGSLEPNPTHVYTTSGAFAPTLTVSDLHGGYNTKALQVTVGDQGGFPSTPVIDNFNRPNGLLAAPWGNTSGAAIASNQLRATTSSSSPIWTGTQFAPDQEAYYTFASAPQGEFHIHLKLQYVGGSASHIEVKYAGNVQITTFDDTGVGWVMRGPPMAVTFNSGDTFGARAYGSTVNVYKNGTLVGTRSIAGWQFVGSPGYVGLAMINNGSGSRLDNFGGGSFVPVVNTAPTAIIANPADNAFYVEAQPINLMGNASDAQTPAAQMGYHWDVALHHNNHSHPGQLVSDNRNDAFLPESHEDGTGTWLEAMLVVTDGGGLKDTASVTLWPEVDLDPSPVTVTPDPARRIDVNQFSFKLRNYGRMMSRRSHWALRAGPTLLAEGDTLVAPLDSLTITVPVDLSLDPGDHPLRVTLDTLAVVRELSETNNAKMRTLTVMDGPVAVDLPLPREASLSAGSPNPTRRTTHFGLALPRSVQVSMDVHDIQGRRVWSSGARPYAAGRWDLTWDAKDQPPGVYLLQIQAGERRWIRRIAVVR